CATTCTCATCAATGTAAGGAAGGCCGGTTAACAGAGGTAGTGCATCGCGAACGTGTTCAACCGCCCACAGATTAAATTTCCCTTGCTGTACGGCTTCAACCACTTCGTCTTTTAGGCATAGGTGACGCACGTTGGTCAGCGGTAGAATAATTCCCTGTGAGCCAGTCAAACCACGGGCGTTACACACGTCAAAAAATCCTTCAACCTTTTCGTTGATGCCGCCGATAGTTTGCACGTTACCAAACTGATCGACAGAGCCGGTCACGGCGATTTGCTGGCTTATTGGCAGCTGAGAAAGGGCGCTTATTAGTGCGCATAGCCCTGCAAGCGATGCACTGTCTCCGTCAACTTCACCGTAAGACTGCTCAAAAACAATGGAGCTGGAGAAGGGAAACTGTTGGTCGGCGGCCAGTTCAGAAGTAATAAATGCCTGCATAATCATAATGCCCTTGGCGTGCAGATTGCCGCCGAGCTCCGACTTACGTTCGATGTCTGTCACTTCTCCGTCGCCCATATGGACGACACAGCTGATGCGCGACGGTTCACCCATTGCGCGTGGGTGACCGGGGTATTCAAGAACAGACAACCCGTTAATTTGCCCAATGACAGCGCCTTCAGTATCAATATGCACCTGGCCCAGATCGATATCGTCCAGAACCATTTCCGACAGATAGCCTTCACGCCAGCGTTTTTCTTCCCGCGACTGAATAAGCGCTTCGGCTGTAATAGAAGGTGAGGCCCAGCGCGCAGCGTCCGACAGAAGCTGGCTGATAAACAGTGGGCACAGCGGCAGCCTTTCCTGATCGCCGCTTCTTCTTACGCCCTCTTTGATAAGCAGCGGATAGGCGTCTGCGCTGACTTCGGGCAGCTTATATTGGCAGGCAACGCGCGTGACGTAATCGCACCACTTGGCGACATCGTCTTCGTCACTTAGGGTAAGGTCGTCCTCAAATTCGGCATACAGAGCCTGTTCGATAAGTTCAGGCTCCTGCTCTTGTAAAGCGCCAAGGCCATAGCGATCGCCAACTAAAATAACTTTGAGCTCGACAGGCATCGAAGGAATTGAAAGCGGCAATGGCTTGTTTTCATCCGTCGAGCGCCACTGAAAGCGTTTGCTGAGCACAGTTTGCTTTAGCCACAGCCATAAGTAGGGCTGTGCCAGCAGCGTTCTGACAGAAAGAATAAGCACGCCACCGTTAGCTTCGTGAACCAAGCCAGGTACCAGCGTATAGCTATCACCGCACTGACGTACGCAGCCAAAGAGCTGTTCAGCCTCCAACCATTCTTCATAGAGGCTGAGGGAATGCGCGGCAAAGTTGTCCTCTGGGCTTTCAGCATCAATGCGAGTGACAGCATTTTGCTGGATGTCATAGCGGCTGCCAAAGGTCTGTAAGCGAGGCGTGAGAAATTTTTCAATGCAGTCATTAATCAAAGCCAGATAGGCGCGATTGTCCACTGCCTTAACGACCATAAAGGGAGAGGCGGTTTCATGCTGGTGGCAAAAGGCATCTAAAGCACGATGCAGCCGGGGCTGTATGGCTGAAAAGTTGATAGGCTCGCTGCTGTACTCTTGTGCAAACAGTCCGGCGTAGGGCGTAGTGTCCGGCAACAGCTGTTGCCACTCAAGCTGATTAATCGTCAAAATAGTCGCTGCTTTTATGTAAAAGAGAAAACGAGATTATACAAGAATCGGGCTGAGTTCATACTCCCTCAGAGGCGTTTAAAATCAAAGGTGACGAAAGGGGCTCATTAGGGTTGTGATGGTGAAAAAAAGTGCTATGCTACGAATGTTACGCGGTCACTAAACGGGCTATTATGATATGAAATATCAGCAGTTGGACAATCTGGAAAGCGGCTGGAAGTGGAAGTATCTGGTCAAAAAGCACCGGGAAGGTGAAGAAATTACGCGCTACGTTGAGTATAGCGCGGCGCAAGAGGTTATTGAAGAGCTGCTACGGCTGGAAAATGAGCCTACCAAGGTATTAGAGTGGATTCAGGCACATATTAACCCTAATTTGGATAACCGACTTAAGCAGACCATTCGAGCCCGGAGAAAACGCCACTTTAACGCTGAACAGCAGCATACTCGCAAGAAGTCTATCGATCTGGAGTTTCTGGTATGGCAGCGGCTGTCAGCCCTTTCACAAAGAAGGGGCATTACCCTGTCGGAAACGATTGTACAGCTTATCGAAGATGCGGAAAGAAAAGAGCAGTATGCCAGCCAGATGTCTCTGCTTAAGCAGGATCTGAAAGCCATTCTGTCACAGGATAATTAATACTTCTTTGACGTATTGCGTTACATGCACTGAGCAGCCGGTCAGAAAAGTGACAGCCAAAGAAAAACCCCGCCGAAGCGGGGTTTTTTTACATCAAGAGAAAGTCGGTCTTATTTAGCTGACTGAACGACTTCTTTAACCTGAGTTACAACGTCTTTAGCGCCAGTAACTTCGATTTCTACACGACGATCTGGAGCCAGGCAGTCGATCAGAGCTGCGCCACGCTTCATACCATCACAGGTAGAACCGGTAACTGGGTTAGACTTGCCTTCGCCACGAGCGGAGATCTTGTCTGCAGGGATGCCTTTGCTAACCAGGTAGTTAACAACGCTGTGAGCGCGCTGCTCAGACAGCTTCTGGTTGTAGCTTTCTGAACCGATGCGGTCAGTGTAGCCAAGAACCACGATAGAACCGTCCTGAGGCTTGATTGAACTCAGTTCGCCGTACAGCTGATCCAGAGCCTGCTTGCCTTCAGCTTTCAGAGTAGACTTGTTGAAAGCGAACAGAACGTCAGACTTCAGGGTGAAGCGCTTGGTTTCTACTACAGGAACAGCGATAGGAGCAGCTGCTTTAGTCTGACCGAAGCGGTAAGCAACGCCCAGGCTCAGCATGCCGTTGTCCGGACGAACGCCGACGCTGTCTGCATCACCGATGTTGCTAACCCACTGGTAGTCCAGACGAGTTGCGATGCTAGGAGTGATTGCATATTCAACGCCAACTGCTGCCAGCGGAGAAACGCCAGTTTCGTGATCCTTGTAGGTACCACCAACTGCTGGATGAGCAGTTCTGTCACCGCGCCAGCCCATTGCGCCTAAACGAGTGTACAGATCCAGATCGTTCATGATTGGGTAGCTCAGCTTGGCAGACAGTTGAATGCCTTGCGCTTTGTAAGCTGCGCTGTCGTCACCACGGTAGGTCATACGACCCAGCCAGTCGTAGCCGAATTCGAAGCCAACATACTGGTTAACCTGATAACCAACATAGGCACCTGCGCCCAGCTGGTTAGGATGAGTGTTGTTGCCTGAAGCATACTTGTTGTAGAAACCAGTGTCGTGGTAGTCAGACCAACCCACTTTAGCACCAGTGTACCAAGTATTATCCAGCGGGGCGGCTTGCGCTACAGTAGCGAAACCGGCCAGTGCCACAGCTAATGCAATTGCTGTCTTTTTCATTTTGCGCCTCGTTATCATCTAAATTAGTTGTGATTCAGTTGTACGCTTATCGGGCCCGGAACAATGGTTCGACGTTAACATTCAGCTATCATTCCATGATTGGCATCGAAAAACCGGAGCCATAACAAGCAACCTAATCAAGCTAAAGTTTACCGCTTGTAAGAAAAGTTACAAGTCTTGAAGACTAAAAGAACATAAAAATATCTTGTTTAGCGTTCTTATTAACATTGTTTATAGAATGAAATACGGTGTAATAAAGGAAAGCGTTTTCTCCCGTAATAATAGCCTGCAGTAACACTTGAGGCGATATTAAACACACCACTTTTAACGTCTGAGAATCTATGAGCATTTTGTGCGGTGCTTAAGGCTGGAGTGGGGATATAGGGTGCTTGAGCTGAAGAGAAATGTAATGTTATGTTAGTTTAGGTAAAGAAGCATATTCAAAGCGTTAATAAATCATCTGGTTAATACCAAGATGAAAGTCGAAACATCAATTAAATTGACTTATTTAGGCAGCAAATAGCAGCCTTTTCCTTAGCAAATTAAAAAGGGGTTTCTTAATTAGAGGGCACTATTATCTTATGTTTCTTTCTCTAGTGCTCATTTCATTATAAGGGATGAGAGGAGCTTAGGATTAATCGGTAGACACCTTTTCCACCCCCTAAACGCAATTTGCTCACCGTTTGATTTTCTTCATAAAAAATGGGGAATCGCTGCATTTTATAAATTTAATTCGAAAACGGTGTGTTTAGTGCTCTCAATTGGCCAATATTAATGCCAGTGATTGCCAAAGATATCGTGAGAAATATTGTTACGGTATGTTGCCATCGGTTGAAGAATGAAGCAGTAGCAGTCGCCTTCTTCTGCCGCTAGATCCAAACGCTGTCTGTCTTCAACGCTTAATGCGGGCAGCCAAGCAGTGACTGAACTGAAATTTCCGCTGCGTAGGGCTTTTTCCAGAGTCTGAACGCTTTCCTGAATGGAGGCAGTACGTAGTGAAACGCTCTTTCTTTCTGATAGACCTAAACGGCTTATCCAGTGCCGATTTAAGCGGCGCTCCGGAGAAAGCCACAGTTGCCAGCGTTCTTGCTGCCCTAACTGCTGTAAAAAAGGCATTAACAGGTGGAGTGTAAAAGGGTTTTGCGGATCGTACACAATTTCGCTAACCAAGTTGACAGCCTTACTGGCGTGTGCGTTTAGCTCACGCA
This DNA window, taken from Leminorella richardii, encodes the following:
- the ompA gene encoding porin OmpA translates to MKKTAIALAVALAGFATVAQAAPLDNTWYTGAKVGWSDYHDTGFYNKYASGNNTHPNQLGAGAYVGYQVNQYVGFEFGYDWLGRMTYRGDDSAAYKAQGIQLSAKLSYPIMNDLDLYTRLGAMGWRGDRTAHPAVGGTYKDHETGVSPLAAVGVEYAITPSIATRLDYQWVSNIGDADSVGVRPDNGMLSLGVAYRFGQTKAAAPIAVPVVETKRFTLKSDVLFAFNKSTLKAEGKQALDQLYGELSSIKPQDGSIVVLGYTDRIGSESYNQKLSEQRAHSVVNYLVSKGIPADKISARGEGKSNPVTGSTCDGMKRGAALIDCLAPDRRVEIEVTGAKDVVTQVKEVVQSAK
- a CDS encoding AAA family ATPase, producing the protein MTINQLEWQQLLPDTTPYAGLFAQEYSSEPINFSAIQPRLHRALDAFCHQHETASPFMVVKAVDNRAYLALINDCIEKFLTPRLQTFGSRYDIQQNAVTRIDAESPEDNFAAHSLSLYEEWLEAEQLFGCVRQCGDSYTLVPGLVHEANGGVLILSVRTLLAQPYLWLWLKQTVLSKRFQWRSTDENKPLPLSIPSMPVELKVILVGDRYGLGALQEQEPELIEQALYAEFEDDLTLSDEDDVAKWCDYVTRVACQYKLPEVSADAYPLLIKEGVRRSGDQERLPLCPLFISQLLSDAARWASPSITAEALIQSREEKRWREGYLSEMVLDDIDLGQVHIDTEGAVIGQINGLSVLEYPGHPRAMGEPSRISCVVHMGDGEVTDIERKSELGGNLHAKGIMIMQAFITSELAADQQFPFSSSIVFEQSYGEVDGDSASLAGLCALISALSQLPISQQIAVTGSVDQFGNVQTIGGINEKVEGFFDVCNARGLTGSQGIILPLTNVRHLCLKDEVVEAVQQGKFNLWAVEHVRDALPLLTGLPYIDENAPCILSAIQERIAQAGGSDRHRLPWPLRWINWFNRG
- the matP gene encoding macrodomain Ter protein MatP, which gives rise to MKYQQLDNLESGWKWKYLVKKHREGEEITRYVEYSAAQEVIEELLRLENEPTKVLEWIQAHINPNLDNRLKQTIRARRKRHFNAEQQHTRKKSIDLEFLVWQRLSALSQRRGITLSETIVQLIEDAERKEQYASQMSLLKQDLKAILSQDN
- the sulA gene encoding SOS-induced cell division inhibitor SulA; protein product: MYTTSIVANNASNAPLRELNAHASKAVNLVSEIVYDPQNPFTLHLLMPFLQQLGQQERWQLWLSPERRLNRHWISRLGLSERKSVSLRTASIQESVQTLEKALRSGNFSSVTAWLPALSVEDRQRLDLAAEEGDCYCFILQPMATYRNNISHDIFGNHWH